TTAATGAACGAATCCCATACACCGCGGTGCACTAATGACAATGGGGTCGAAACGTTATACTCATCTTGTTGTACGTTTGAAAAACTAAAagttatatgtaaaaaaaaaaagaaaactaagagttatattattatcatataatgtaatttgtaatttttgataaaacgatAAATGTTCAGAGTCAAGATCACATATTCGATTCTGATTAATTACAAaaagtgcaattattgagataTCGTTAGGTGCTATAATTGTCTATGTTTAATAGAGCAATCAAAACATAGTGTATGAGATATTGTATGTTTAAAAAGATTAGAGTTGTACAATTATCAccaattataattttgaattttgataaaatgacaAACGCTCCATCTTACGCACCAAATATTGAATTTAAATGACGTGCTGATGGGTTGGTTTATTTATTTCGTGAAATTAGATTATCATAATCAAAATGAACCAATTCATATTTGGTTTATATATATNCAATTTTtactatattaaatttttgtataaagtgtaattatgtttatattaatttttcgtttggattttatgatattttactttTAGTTGAATAAAGCAATCAATTTTATACAGAATGGAACAATCATATTCATTGAtcataatatgaatatgaatacatctcaatatagacaaaaataattattttaggaGTATTAATTTGTATAGTATAATGTAATAAACGAACCACTAATTACAAATAATAGATTCTATTTGAGGATTGTTTAGTTCTTCGAATGTTCTGTGTTTTTCGTTAATATCTTTAATACTCATGCAAGTGTCTTATTTCATTTTCAACCCTTTAGAAGATAGAGTAGATCTTtatttgtgaaacggtctcacggatctttattcgtgagattgGTCAATactgttcatatttacaataaacaaaaatatggtataaaaaataatattttttaatgagtgactcgaataaaatatttgactcacaaaattcatccatgagaccgtctcacataaattttatgtaaaaattatgttttctagatatatttttctttcgtattattatttatatttatgtcaGCACGCGTGTTTTTCGATATTTAGAGctaatttgaatataaaattgtttggtttaaaagagtGATTTATTAAGCATTAATTTTTCcagtctttatttttttttatttttttgaaaacatgGAGAATTTCTAACTAATTTTGGATAAGGTGAAAATGTTATCACCCTTTttgtaaaggaaaaaaaatagccGACAGTTCAATTATAAATTGAGACCATACATTCATTGAGGATGAAATTTTATGAACCCATAATCTCTATCACTATCATCACAGGTGTTGTGGGCCTTAATGGGCCCTCTTTCTAAATTTTGAACGCCCCTTCGGCCCCATTAACAAAAAGCTAACCACATGACCTACCACCCATATCTCATCACATGGACCAATGGCAATAATTGGTTAAattgttttatataaattatttatctaaaaaatttaattttaaatacatttctatatttttaaatcacaGAAAAATTtcgtaatttttttcttaaattgcCTGTTCTTGTCCCATGCATTGTGTGCATTTATATATTCATTATTTATACAAATCAAAACATTTTatgaatcaaaattatataagaTTGGTTTCATTTTGaagtttaataatatattaatggaCAAAATAACCTATTTCTTTATACTTACGTATTAATTCACCTGCCATAGATTGTTCTTACGAGAGGCCGTtggaagaatttttttattgacaATTTTGAAGTTTATCTGAGATTGTGttcaaatatatgaattttaaattctttgaCTTGCGAGAATAGAAAAGTcaagtgaatttcaaatttaattcacTTCAAGTTAtgtaatttcaataataattgaggtatatttcaaatatttctgagatgattatcattttaaaaattcattgtTTAAATCAATTCTTCCGTCCAAGTCCAAATACAACTTAAACACTTCTCAAAACAAATTGAGCCATGTTTTCATCTTAATGAAAAACTAGCAAATATAGTTTAAAGATAGCatcttgattttgattcaaAAGTTCAATGTCCTGCATGACTCAGTTCTATGAATTGAtactgcaaaaacaaaatgctTAATTCTCAACGGAGTTCGATTACACGGTTTGCAGACAAAATCATTCACATTAAATCGGACGAAATTCTCGAGTACACAGAATCACATCTAGCCACAAAATCCTTGATAAAAACTGAAAAACAAGACAAAACATCTGATTATCTACATCTTTTCCAGGATACAGTTGCATAGTCGTGTCCTGAATCGATGATAAAGAAACGAGGCAATGCCGTTTATTTTCACAGGCAAGGACTGCACAGTGTCACAAATCCTGGAAGCTTAAAAAAAGGTTTAGAGATTTTACAGCATACATGCGAACATCATGGAGACATCCTGATGCATTCATGCACATATATACATTAGTCACAATTGGACAGGAATCAAAAAAATCATGTAATTCTCGTTGGTGTTTTGTAATCTTATTATTAGAGAAAAGAATATTGTTTTACGAGGAGGATTCATGCATACGAGTAGTCGAAATGCATACGAGTCCTCAGACAGCTGTAGGTTGTGCAGCTTCATTGGGATCCTTCATGCCAAATCCACGCCTTGCCTTCTCCACGCTGCACGATATTTAAGTTAGTAAATCATCGAAATGGTCCACGTTAATTATGCAAACTGTTTCAACTTATAatgatttatttgttaaaacTATCAAGTAGGAATATTCCCATGAGACATCGTGACAGATAAAAAGATGTCCGAGTCCAAGGAAGATGCATTTGTTATGAGATGCTTGTATATTGAAATCTCCACCAAATTCAAGACTCCGTCGAACTGATATAAGTCATACTTCCACAGGCTATGGTGATGCCACATTATAAAAGTTATCTTTTTGTCATCAGTGACGGCCAATTACTTCATGCAGTGGAGAGaacatgaaaaaattaataCGAGTGTTGAGGCTATAtcaaaatattgtgcaaacaaaGAGATTCTATAAACTCCACACAAGAAAAGAGCAACTCACGTTGGGGCAAGCTTGCCTAGGCCGGTTAGTTCCTCACCGCTATCCTCATCAAGGATTCTTCCAGATATCTCAAGAATGTATGCCTTCTCTCTCTCTGTTGGCATCCCCCTCTTTCCCAACAAGTTCAGATCTCTTTGGCAGAGTTCTCTGCCATTTACATACACGCGTGTGTTTCCACTAGAACAATTTTCAGGCATGTGATGGTGAAATTCAGGTATAAATGGCTGCAAGAAATGGCACGGAAATTTTATAAATGATAAAAAGCTGTTGTGGAACTTCAGGTCACTgtaaattatagaaaataatcaacTGACAGGAATTATGCCAAGGCAAGGACCTCCCATAACGCCCCAGAATCCAGCTCGGAAATCATACCTGGTGAAAGAAAATTAGCACAAAGTTGACGAATAAAAGGGAGCTGAGCTTATTTGATACAGAGGAAGAGGGTGGAATATATACCAGTAATGCCCAGGGTGGATTGGTCCAGCAAGTCTTTCAGCTTTCTTGATTAATCTATCCGAAATTAAATGCCCGTTAACAGTGACGTTGGCCTCTTCCGGCTCAAGAGTTTGATTGGTTTTATTTGAATCTTTAAAGATCCTATTTTTAAAGCCAGCAAAAAATGACTCGGCTCCACGACCTCCTTGTCTGCTGCTTCCATCACCCGAATCAAAAGTTGTTCCGGTATTAGCATATTCATTGGTTGAAATATCTATCTCAGTCACTGGTGATGAATCGTTCATCGAAATCTGCCCAGTTGATGTCTTGCTTGGCAATATTTTGTCACTTTCTCCGGAATTGTCCATTCCATGATACTCTTTTGAATATCCGGACGATTCTACAAGCAGTGAGCCAGCAGGAGGTGAAGTTCCTTTGCTCCCAACTGGCAGCTCATTCAAGTTGGAACCATTTGGCGCGGCAGCCGAATTTTCACTATCTGGCATAGAACGAGGATTTTTAAGATCCATAAACTTGTTATCGCGTCCATTGCCAGTTGAAAGTTGTCCTAGTTCTCGATCCATAGACCAGAAATCAAAACAAGAATCATCGAAATCATCAGATGAAAAGATCGTACTAACTTGATTTACACGACCATCTACGTGTGTCTGCAGCATGACCGTATTGTCATCAACTTTTACAGGAGCATTCACTTCCTCCACATCATCAATTAAAACAACTAAGTTCTTGTTCGAAACTGTGAAAAATATCACCGTGGAACACTCCCCacatctcattttctttctgTCACTATTCtgggaaaaaaatttcttagGCAACTGGAGCAACTCAAAACAACTGTGGCACATAAGGAACGGAGCGCCACCAGCTATAGGACAACAATGTCGTCCACCAGAAGATAAATGCACCCTTTGAGGACGGGATCGAACAACACCATTAACTTCAGGTTTTACATCACCAGGCCATCTAGCGTTTGACTGTGGATTTTGGGATCTCACAGATGATGAATCGGACATTCTCCGGTTATATTCTCGTAGACCAAATGAACCATGATTGCCATGATTATACATCATGTCATTCCGAACACCAGAAAACTTATTGCCGTATGCAGAAGATTGAAAAGAGAGAGGAACATCTCTCTTGTTGTGGCACTGGAAACAAGAGCAAGATGGATGGTGACGGCTAACATTAGGAGCATATGTATCAATTGAATCCGTATAAACCATGCCATCACTCTTGTACCGTTCAGGAATATATGCACGAGATGGCTGATATTTACTAAGAGCCGGAGTTCT
This window of the Primulina huaijiensis isolate GDHJ02 chromosome 3, ASM1229523v2, whole genome shotgun sequence genome carries:
- the LOC140972709 gene encoding uncharacterized protein, coding for MMDMNDGSESDVRSTISSSSRDERRRISRVGAENHRIRLMSEEKWDVETDAIQDKRSDGLRAKIALDFEYLAVDDEKEEIGFRRSKRAADIRNADISEINGFRRAQIMYNEGMRYSNEGSSNFLPKAGYGFDNLMRNVGDYMDELNTAAYAGRDRAVQLNEFDEQKDQSNKGKEKFPFGGGVTHPEPYVSKHSNVDTSLGMNRGALQHSHADSQMRRSSYQTQYNDPPPLMRRQEMGSNGYFPPQYPPSHDRGYGDPLSSQMLRENPLRTPALSKYQPSRAYIPERYKSDGMVYTDSIDTYAPNVSRHHPSCSCFQCHNKRDVPLSFQSSAYGNKFSGVRNDMMYNHGNHGSFGLREYNRRMSDSSSVRSQNPQSNARWPGDVKPEVNGVVRSRPQRVHLSSGGRHCCPIAGGAPFLMCHSCFELLQLPKKFFSQNSDRKKMRCGECSTVIFFTVSNKNLVVLIDDVEEVNAPVKVDDNTVMLQTHVDGRVNQVSTIFSSDDFDDSCFDFWSMDRELGQLSTGNGRDNKFMDLKNPRSMPDSENSAAAPNGSNLNELPVGSKGTSPPAGSLLVESSGYSKEYHGMDNSGESDKILPSKTSTGQISMNDSSPVTEIDISTNEYANTGTTFDSGDGSSRQGGRGAESFFAGFKNRIFKDSNKTNQTLEPEEANVTVNGHLISDRLIKKAERLAGPIHPGHYWYDFRAGFWGVMGGPCLGIIPPFIPEFHHHMPENCSSGNTRVYVNGRELCQRDLNLLGKRGMPTEREKAYILEISGRILDEDSGEELTGLGKLAPTVEKARRGFGMKDPNEAAQPTAV